A section of the Asticcacaulis sp. EMRT-3 genome encodes:
- the otsB gene encoding trehalose-phosphatase, whose translation MSTGPTSDLPMTLPLDRIALFLDLDGTLAPFTDVPQGVGPDSQRNGLLHQLARRLHGRLAVISGRSISDLDRILDNQVLCLAGSHGLQRRDARGHVMAVPPHPGVRVATAAFEDFAQTRPGVLVEHKPLSVALHYRNAPQAEADVQALAMELARATGLKLQFGTCVAELVTLGADKGQALAAFMDEAPFSGFQPVFVGDDLTDEDGFRAAVDLGGYGILVGPPRPSRAQYRLESSVAVIEWLQDLLLTENLLLEYKL comes from the coding sequence ATGAGTACCGGCCCAACCTCCGACCTGCCCATGACTTTGCCGCTTGATCGCATCGCCCTGTTTCTCGATCTCGATGGCACGCTGGCCCCCTTTACGGATGTGCCGCAGGGCGTTGGCCCCGATTCGCAGCGCAATGGCCTGCTGCATCAGCTTGCCCGTCGCCTGCATGGCCGTCTGGCGGTGATCAGCGGGCGTTCGATCTCTGATCTCGACCGTATTCTGGATAATCAGGTGCTGTGCCTGGCGGGCAGTCATGGCCTGCAACGCCGCGATGCGCGTGGCCATGTCATGGCGGTGCCGCCGCATCCGGGCGTCAGGGTGGCGACGGCGGCCTTTGAAGATTTCGCGCAAACCCGCCCAGGCGTGCTGGTTGAGCACAAGCCGCTCAGCGTCGCCCTGCATTATCGTAACGCCCCGCAGGCCGAGGCCGATGTGCAGGCGCTGGCGATGGAACTGGCGCGCGCCACCGGCCTGAAGCTGCAATTCGGCACCTGCGTCGCCGAACTGGTCACGCTGGGGGCTGACAAGGGGCAGGCGCTTGCCGCCTTTATGGATGAGGCCCCCTTTTCCGGTTTCCAGCCGGTCTTTGTCGGCGACGACCTGACCGACGAGGATGGTTTCCGCGCCGCCGTCGATCTGGGCGGTTACGGCATACTCGTCGGCCCGCCCCGTCCGTCGCGGGCGCAATATCGTCTGGAGTCGTCCGTTGCCGTCATCGAATGGTTGCAGGATCTGCTTCTTACTGAAAATCTGCTGCTGGAGTACAAGCTTTGA